AGACAACACATGTTTTCTTCCATGCCATGTGCATGATTCCTATGCTTAAATCATGAGGCAAATAATATGCATTTAGTTTAATATGATGCTGGGGAAAGTATGAGCCAATTTCTCCATGACTTTTCTATGAATTTTCTGGGAAATGGTCAGTCCTTCCTACAGAAAATGCCAATTATCTTAACACTAATTGTCTtaagagaaaagtaaataataaaggaTGCTATTAAGAAAGATATTCCTTTGGGGAGTATTGAGACTTTAGCCAAAAGCTTTAAAAAGAGCTATTATAGACCTGCAGGTTACATGGTGTTGCAAAGGAAATCTAAAAGTAATGTAAAACACCGTAAATGGTTTTCTCatttgtatttgctttatttgtattaCAAAATGGATAAAGTTTACAACCTATGTTTGAATCTTATCAGAGGCTGAAATTGTAACTATAGATCACAATTAGAGAGTTCACAAACATTTATGTGATCCTTCAATAATctgaatttttaagtttttgatttttttcctttttacctgGATCTTTTGGAAGTCTTTCTATACATGTCTGATGACTAGTCCATGTACCAGGTATTTGAGAATTCTGAATTAATTTAACTTtgtatctattttcaataaggaGTAAATCAATACCTAAATGTAGTAACCTATAATGTACTTACAGATAGAGTTTGACTCAGCAGGCTATCAGCATATGTTGGATATTACTAACAAGTGATCATGACATTGcatgttaaaaagaaatatgaaagcaCAATTGGATGATATATTTTGATATGGTGGTCTCTCAAGATTCTTttacaaagaaatcataaagaaattCTGACATGTCCACACTACAAATGTATACATGTGACTCAAAAATTACCTAATTTTAGTATTTACTTTCTTGAAGACATATTTCTTATTtcaattccatgtgtatttgtttttttatgcatttatgtttGTGCATACTGTACATACCTTGTTCCTATAAAAACCAGAAATAGGTGTTACATCCCTTGGAATGTGAGTCTAACACAATTGTGAGCAATCATAAAGCTTTTGGAAAATGAACTCACATTGTCTCCAAGAGCGACATGTGCTTCATCTTCTAAGCCAAGGCTCTAGCTACTCaccttttcttcctgttttttactcttttgtttttataaaacctTATTTGAGGATatgatgtaattaaaatattttttccatttccatgCATTACTTTAACCCCCAGCCCATGtaactgttctctctctttcaaatACAGTACCTtctttctattgttgttgttttggtttacaaAGATATTACATCCACATATGTGCATtagtgtacatgtatacatgtgtagagGGAATCTCTTATGAGCACCATGTGTCAATAAAATCTTATGTCTACCGAGCTGAGAGAGAAAGTAGGAGGTGGGTCACTTGCAGGAAGACAGAGGATTCTGAGACTTTGTGATAGAATAAAAGGAGATACAAAACGATTTGAGATAAATTCAAAGGAGATGCTGGAGGAGGCTTTGAGGGAGTATCAAATTGAGGGAGATGTAACTAACTTTGTGTTGAACATAAAGCATTTTGAACAGGTTAAATAAATTATGAGTTAGCCAGGTTAAGAGCCAGATCTTATGAActaggcatttaataataaataattagtcaCAGAGTTGTCACCTTGTAATCAGGAACTAGAAGGATAAACAGATttacttacatatacacacaaatacacacacacacacacacacacacacatacacacacacacaaattctcttCACTGGTAAGTCCATATCTCCCATTTTCAATGAAGTTCAAACACTCAAATCTTAGTGAACTCATTATTATATCAATAttttttgattttataaatttaagatgatataaatattaaacaaaaatgtaTGCTTCTTTTACCTTGTTTACATTCATGGTAATAGAGATATTTATTTGAGtatgtttaaaaatttaacataagtataaatgagagaaaacaatTACAACACATGcctattttacatataaatttaatataatgGACAGTATTATTTTCTTAAGCAAAGGAATTTGAATTGTTTTGTTATGATAATCTTATGCCACAAAATTTAGAAAGTTCTAACAAATTAGAAGTGATTAATCatcacagaaataaatacaaaacaactttaaaagtcagggaaggaatttgataaaatataaacatcTATGTATTTGAAAATAGGAAGAAGAAGTCAGATTATTGGAAACAAGATAATAGCTATTGATCTCACAGATTCATGGTCAAACTGTGACTTGGTTGACTGTTATCTCTGTTCTGAGCATAATGAATCTTATCAGCAAGATTAAAACTGGTAAGGATGAATAGAACTAAATCTTGAGAAAACTATTTCTGTTAGGAAGTGGAATGATTTTTTACATTGCAAAGtattacaattttatatattaatctaGAGGGAGACAAATGGTACCTAGGAAATGATCATTCTGCTTAGGGTTGCAGGCTCATCACTGAGAAATATATGTGAAAAAAGCTTTTGTCCAAGCAAGATTGAGCCAACAAAATAAGGAATCCACGTTCTACTTAAAGGGCCCAGAAAACATGACAAAATGTGGCAGTTAGCAATATTTTGAGAACATTACAGGTACAAGAAAGACAATTATTAGAATTAGGCAAATTCTTGTTAAATGATAAGTGTAGTAATATATCAGTGCTCTGAACCAAGATTcagacaaaggaaataaaatagtgCAGGGAAACACTTGAAGGTTTTATTCTGCTGTTTGTTACCCACTGAATGACTGCCATTTCAAGGAAAGAATCATTTCTATTTAGAAAGCAATGTTATATAATTcaatttttttataattatacatttttataattcAAATTCTCAAAATTTATAGCAAAACATGGTATAAAAGTTATAAATGGTAAATTATCACAACTTATTTATCCAATAAAAGTGGCaccttataaaaagataaaatgggGGCTGTAACAATGTCATAGTATGTAGGCAGTGTCCTTTTTCCATTTCCACTGATCATTTCTGTACATAATTGTGTTGTTGCCTACTTTGTGTACCTGACAGGCTGTAGAAGACTCTAGCATGCTCAATCTCACTAGAATAACATGGTTCATCCTTATGGGATTCTCAGATGTCCCTGAACTACAGACTGTATGTGGGCTGTTCTTCTTGCTAACGTACCTAGCAATCATAATGAGTAACCTCCTCCTCATCACTCTCATCACTCTGGATCGGAAACTCCAAACACCCATGTACTATTTCCTGAAGAATTTGTCCCTGTTGGATGTCTTCTTCATTTCAGTTCCAATCCCAAATTTCTTTATCAATAGCATAACTCATAATAATTCAATTTCTCTTTTGGCTTGTGCCCTCCAagtgtttttaatgacttcttttgCATGTGTGGAAATAATTCTCCTAACAGCAATGTCATATGACCGCTATGTTGCCATCTGCTCTCCCCTTCACTATGTGGCCATCATGAGCAGTGGTAACTGTGTGCTGATGGTGGGTGTTTCCTGGACTACTGGGGTACTCTTTGGAGTTTTATACACAGCTGGCACATTTTCTATGCCTTTCTATGGCTCCATTGTGATTCCACAgtttttctgtgatgttccctcaTTGTTAAGCATTTCCTGCTCTGACACACTTGTGGTCATTTATACAAGTCTTGGAATTGGTGTTTGTCTGGGCATGTCTTGTTTCCTCAGTATTGTGATCTCTTACTTTTACATTTTCTCCACTGTGCTGAGGATTCCTACCACTAAATGTCAGTCTAAAGCTTTTGCCACCTGCCTCCCTCACCTCACTGTTTCCagtgtttttgttgctactggtTTTTCTGTCTATCTAAAGCCACCCTCAAATACAGCATCACTTACAGAAAGAATATTTTCTGTGCTATATACTGTGTTGCCTCCAGCACTTAATGCTGTGATTTATAGCCTGAGAAATACTGATGTTAAGTGTGCTTTGAAGAGGTTGCTACAAAATCTCTGCCCAAGTTGTTTATTCATATGACAGTTCAAAGTATCTGTCTATTGTTTTGTGGCTCACATTTTGCCAGCAAGTTTTGTAATTTTTGACTCTCAAAAAAAATGTAGATTCCCATTGTTTGCCTTAAGTAAGTAAACACTCAGATGAAGGTTGATATGATCAAAGAACAGAAAATTATATTATATCAGACTAACCTACAAAGTTACAGTACCAGATTCTGCTCTTCTATGATAAAGCCATTCTCATTTGCGGAGAATAACTTTTCCAAAAGACTGCTAATTTTACATGGAGGAGACATGTGAATAATGAAAGTTATTACATATATGGTTTCGGTGCTAACTACTCAAATAATTAGAAAGAATATGCCAGAAGTAACTCGCCAGGCCTAGATTGCAGTAGGTTCAGTTTGTAAAGAAGTATCAACTTCTTGAGGCAAAGGCAAACCTGGAAAAAGATCATATAAGCCAAGTTCTAAAAGACAAATAGTGGACTCCCAGGTTGAGACTATTATCAGAAAGACACTAGAAAGTTCAAAATTTGTATGTCTGCTTTTCTGCACTTTCTCTAGAATAGCAACATTACTTTTACATGAGGGACAATGGGCTAATACGTCTAAGGAATGAGTCTAAATAACGTT
This portion of the Apodemus sylvaticus chromosome 1, mApoSyl1.1, whole genome shotgun sequence genome encodes:
- the LOC127681624 gene encoding olfactory receptor 14A2-like yields the protein MLNLTRITWFILMGFSDVPELQTVCGLFFLLTYLAIIMSNLLLITLITLDRKLQTPMYYFLKNLSLLDVFFISVPIPNFFINSITHNNSISLLACALQVFLMTSFACVEIILLTAMSYDRYVAICSPLHYVAIMSSGNCVLMVGVSWTTGVLFGVLYTAGTFSMPFYGSIVIPQFFCDVPSLLSISCSDTLVVIYTSLGIGVCLGMSCFLSIVISYFYIFSTVLRIPTTKCQSKAFATCLPHLTVSSVFVATGFSVYLKPPSNTASLTERIFSVLYTVLPPALNAVIYSLRNTDVKCALKRLLQNLCPSCLFI